A section of the Streptomyces sp. NBC_01591 genome encodes:
- a CDS encoding heavy metal translocating P-type ATPase translates to MTCASCAARIEKKLNRMDGVEATVNYATEKAKVSYRGEDISVQDLIATVEKTGYTAHEPTPPVRAENDAPGAADTDELRPLRQRLLTAVALAVPVIAMSMVPALQFDYWQWLSLTLTAPVVTYAAWPFHKAAFTNARHGAATMDTLISVGTTAAFLWSLWALFFGTAGMVGMTHPFELTIGRSDGAGNIYLEAAAGVTAFILAGRYFEARSKRKAGAALKALLELGAKEVTVVRGGREVTVPTAELQVGDRFLVRPGEKIATDGTVVEGASAVDASMLTGESVPVEVGVGDSVTGATLNAGGRLVVEATRIGADTQLARMAKLVEDAQNGKAAAQRLADRISAVFVPVVIALALGTLGFWLGNGAGLTAAFTAAVAVLIIACPCALGLATPTALMVGTGRGAQLGILIKGPEVLETTRRVDTIVLDKTGTVTTGRMTLLDIHTAEGTDETDVLRLAGALEHSSEHPIAQAVAAGATERTGAPLPTPEDFANIAGLGVQGVVEGHAVLVGREQLLAEWEIHLPVELARRKADAEAAGRTAIAVAWDGEARAVLEVADAVKDTSAEAIERLRALGLTPILLTGDNRAVAEAVAAEVGIEKVYAEVMPEDKVDVVKRLQAEGRSVAMVGDGVNDAAALAQADLGLAMGTGTDAAIEAGDLTLVRGDLRAAADAIRLSRKTLGTIRTNLFWAFAYNVAALPLAAAGLLNPMIAGAAMAFSSVFVVGNSLRLRGFRAAS, encoded by the coding sequence ATGACCTGCGCCTCCTGCGCGGCCCGCATCGAGAAGAAGCTCAACCGGATGGACGGTGTCGAGGCCACCGTCAATTACGCCACGGAGAAGGCCAAGGTCAGCTACCGGGGCGAGGACATATCCGTACAGGACCTGATCGCCACCGTCGAGAAGACCGGCTACACCGCGCACGAGCCCACTCCCCCGGTCCGCGCCGAGAACGACGCTCCCGGGGCCGCGGACACCGACGAACTGCGGCCCCTGCGGCAGCGGCTGCTGACCGCCGTCGCCCTCGCCGTGCCGGTGATCGCGATGTCGATGGTCCCGGCCCTCCAGTTCGACTACTGGCAGTGGCTCTCGCTGACGCTGACGGCCCCGGTCGTCACGTATGCCGCCTGGCCGTTCCACAAGGCCGCGTTCACCAACGCCCGGCACGGCGCGGCGACGATGGACACGCTGATCTCGGTCGGCACCACGGCCGCGTTCCTGTGGTCGCTGTGGGCGCTCTTCTTCGGTACGGCGGGCATGGTCGGCATGACGCACCCGTTCGAGCTGACCATCGGGCGGAGCGACGGCGCCGGGAACATCTACCTGGAGGCGGCCGCCGGAGTCACCGCGTTCATCCTGGCCGGGCGCTACTTCGAGGCCCGCTCCAAGCGGAAGGCGGGCGCGGCCCTCAAGGCGCTGCTCGAACTGGGCGCCAAGGAGGTCACCGTGGTGCGCGGCGGCCGCGAGGTGACCGTGCCGACGGCCGAACTCCAGGTCGGCGACCGGTTCCTGGTCCGCCCCGGCGAGAAGATCGCCACCGACGGCACCGTCGTCGAGGGTGCCTCGGCCGTGGACGCGTCGATGCTCACCGGTGAGTCCGTGCCCGTGGAGGTCGGCGTCGGCGACTCCGTCACCGGGGCGACGCTCAACGCGGGCGGCCGGCTCGTCGTCGAGGCCACCCGGATCGGCGCCGACACCCAGCTGGCCCGGATGGCGAAGCTCGTCGAGGACGCCCAGAACGGCAAGGCGGCGGCCCAGCGCCTCGCGGACCGGATCTCCGCCGTCTTCGTACCCGTCGTCATCGCCCTGGCACTCGGCACGCTCGGCTTCTGGCTCGGCAACGGCGCGGGCCTGACCGCCGCGTTCACCGCCGCCGTGGCCGTACTGATCATCGCCTGCCCCTGCGCCCTGGGCCTCGCCACCCCCACCGCCCTGATGGTCGGCACCGGACGCGGCGCCCAGCTCGGCATCCTGATCAAGGGTCCGGAGGTCCTGGAGACCACCCGCCGCGTCGACACGATCGTCCTGGACAAGACCGGCACCGTCACCACCGGCCGCATGACCCTCCTCGACATCCACACCGCCGAAGGCACCGACGAAACCGACGTACTCCGGCTCGCCGGCGCACTGGAGCATTCCTCAGAACACCCCATCGCCCAGGCCGTCGCCGCCGGAGCCACCGAACGCACCGGCGCACCCCTCCCCACCCCCGAGGACTTCGCCAACATCGCCGGACTCGGCGTCCAGGGCGTCGTCGAGGGTCACGCCGTCCTCGTCGGCCGTGAGCAGCTGCTCGCCGAGTGGGAGATCCACCTCCCCGTGGAACTGGCCCGGCGCAAGGCCGACGCCGAAGCCGCCGGCCGGACGGCCATCGCGGTCGCCTGGGACGGCGAGGCACGGGCGGTGCTCGAAGTCGCCGACGCGGTGAAGGACACCAGCGCGGAGGCCATCGAGCGGCTGCGCGCCCTGGGGCTCACTCCGATCCTGCTGACCGGCGACAACCGGGCGGTGGCCGAGGCGGTCGCGGCCGAGGTCGGGATCGAGAAGGTGTACGCGGAGGTCATGCCGGAGGACAAGGTCGACGTCGTCAAGCGCCTCCAGGCGGAGGGCCGTTCGGTCGCCATGGTCGGCGACGGCGTCAACGACGCGGCCGCCCTCGCCCAGGCCGATCTGGGCCTGGCGATGGGGACCGGCACGGACGCCGCGATCGAGGCCGGTGACCTGACGCTGGTACGCGGCGACCTGCGGGCCGCGGCGGACGCCATCCGGCTGTCGCGCAAGACCCTCGGCACCATCCGCACGAACCTGTTCTGGGCCTTCGCCTACAACGTGGCCGCCCTGCCGCTCGCCGCGGCCGGGCTGCTCAACCCGATGATCGCGGGCGCCGCGATGGCGTTCTCCTCGGTCTTCGTGGTCGGCAACTCGCTGCGGCTGCGGGGCTTCAGGGCAGCGTCGTAG
- a CDS encoding copper homeostasis protein CutC, with the protein MSNRAVLEVIALDAEDAVAAQAGGADRLELVTDMAADGLTPSCATFAEIRAAVDIPLRVMLRVADGFAAGDIEVLVAKARELREAGAEEFVLGFLDAEGRPDLVAVERLVAELDGCRWTFHRAIDRAADRDALRKQLADLPGLDTYLTAGSPKGVDDGIPTLLVEAARKGEPGYEPQILVGGGLRLEHLPELLAAGIDAVHIGGAARPHGWSGPVDAAAVREWRAVLDA; encoded by the coding sequence ATGAGCAACCGTGCAGTCCTGGAGGTGATCGCTCTCGACGCGGAGGACGCGGTCGCTGCCCAGGCGGGTGGTGCGGACCGGCTTGAGCTGGTCACCGACATGGCGGCGGACGGCCTGACCCCGTCCTGTGCGACCTTCGCGGAGATCCGGGCGGCGGTGGACATTCCGCTGCGGGTGATGCTCAGGGTGGCGGACGGCTTCGCGGCCGGCGACATCGAGGTGCTCGTGGCCAAGGCGCGCGAGCTGCGCGAGGCGGGCGCCGAGGAGTTCGTCCTCGGCTTCCTCGACGCCGAGGGCCGCCCGGACCTGGTCGCCGTCGAACGGCTCGTCGCCGAGCTGGACGGCTGCCGCTGGACCTTCCACCGCGCGATCGACCGGGCCGCCGACCGGGACGCCCTGCGCAAGCAGTTGGCGGACCTGCCCGGCCTGGACACGTACCTCACCGCCGGTTCGCCGAAGGGCGTCGACGACGGCATCCCGACGCTGCTGGTCGAGGCGGCGCGCAAGGGCGAGCCCGGTTACGAGCCGCAGATCCTGGTGGGGGGCGGACTGCGGCTCGAACACCTGCCGGAGCTGCTGGCCGCGGGCATCGACGCGGTGCACATCGGCGGTGCGGCGCGGCCGCACGGGTGGTCGGGGCCGGTGGACGCGGCGGCGGTGCGGGAGTGGAGGGCGGTGCTTGACGCGTAG
- a CDS encoding HelD family protein, giving the protein MPAHEHESDTTTDPLARERAHLTASRAALRAMREDAQALDIRDVTANWVNAAVLQAQIDERIKSLADLAHTPLFFGRLDYLHRVGAEQAEGAEGEQFYIGRRHVHDADGDPMVIDWRAPVSQPFYRASKKDPQDVGQRRRFGYTGGELTAYEDEHLTDPDEAEQTSKLLQAEIERPRVGPMRDIVATIQPEQDEIVRSELGGTVCVQGGPGTGKTAVGLHRVAYLLYAHRERLARTGTLVIGPNRSFLQYIEQVLPALGELAVKQATVDDLVAAGVEVRGTDAADAAVVKGDARMAQVLRRAIRSHVTPPTEPVVVVRGSRRWRVPAYELEEMVTELLARDMRYGAAHDALPQRIAHSVLVRMEEAGEAPDDRVQNAVARNPAVKAAVKAIWPAVDPAKLVLRLLSDAEFLAAHAEGLLTEDEQKTILWTKPARSVKSAKWSAADAVLIDEANDLVARTHSLGHVVLDEAQDLSPMQYRAVGRRCTTGSATILGDLAQGTTPWSTESWAQALHHLGKSDAVVEELTAGFRVPREVIAYASRLLPVISPGLAAVESVRESPGSLEVREAAGPAELDAAVLAECEESLKREGSIGLIAADARIPALAEALTAAGHAYLSPGEETTAESRLTLVPASLAKGLEYDYVVLDEPAAVVDGEPDERTGLRRLYVALTRAVSGLTVVHAAELPAELAKPGPSGV; this is encoded by the coding sequence GTGCCCGCGCACGAACACGAAAGCGACACCACCACCGATCCCCTGGCTCGCGAACGCGCCCATCTCACCGCGTCCCGCGCCGCGCTGCGCGCCATGCGTGAGGACGCCCAGGCCCTGGACATCCGCGATGTCACCGCGAACTGGGTCAACGCGGCCGTCCTGCAGGCCCAGATCGACGAGCGCATCAAGTCGCTCGCCGATCTCGCCCACACCCCGCTCTTCTTCGGTCGCCTGGACTATCTGCACCGGGTCGGTGCCGAGCAGGCCGAGGGCGCGGAGGGCGAGCAGTTCTACATCGGACGCCGCCATGTCCACGATGCCGACGGCGACCCGATGGTCATCGACTGGCGCGCGCCCGTCTCGCAGCCGTTCTACCGGGCCTCCAAGAAGGACCCGCAGGACGTGGGGCAGCGCCGCCGCTTCGGCTACACCGGCGGTGAGCTGACCGCGTACGAGGACGAGCACCTCACCGACCCCGACGAGGCCGAGCAGACCAGCAAGCTCCTCCAGGCGGAGATCGAGCGGCCGCGTGTCGGTCCGATGCGGGACATCGTCGCGACGATCCAGCCCGAGCAGGACGAGATCGTCCGTAGCGAGCTCGGCGGGACGGTGTGTGTGCAGGGAGGTCCCGGCACCGGCAAGACGGCCGTCGGCCTGCACCGGGTCGCGTATCTGCTGTACGCGCACCGCGAGCGGCTGGCCCGTACCGGCACGCTGGTCATCGGGCCGAACCGGTCCTTCCTCCAGTACATCGAGCAGGTGCTGCCGGCCCTCGGTGAGCTGGCGGTGAAGCAGGCGACCGTCGACGATCTGGTGGCGGCCGGCGTCGAGGTGCGCGGCACGGACGCGGCGGACGCCGCCGTGGTCAAGGGCGACGCCCGGATGGCCCAGGTGCTGCGGCGGGCGATCCGTTCGCATGTGACGCCCCCGACGGAGCCGGTCGTGGTGGTGCGCGGTTCGCGGCGCTGGCGGGTGCCCGCGTACGAGCTGGAGGAGATGGTCACCGAGCTCCTGGCCCGCGACATGCGGTACGGGGCCGCCCACGACGCGCTTCCGCAGCGCATCGCGCACTCCGTCCTGGTCCGGATGGAGGAGGCGGGCGAGGCGCCGGACGACCGGGTGCAGAACGCGGTGGCCCGTAACCCCGCGGTGAAGGCGGCCGTGAAGGCGATCTGGCCGGCCGTCGACCCGGCGAAGCTGGTGCTGCGGCTGCTGTCGGACGCGGAGTTCCTGGCCGCGCACGCGGAGGGGCTGCTCACCGAGGACGAGCAGAAGACGATCCTGTGGACGAAGCCTGCCCGGAGCGTGAAGTCGGCGAAGTGGTCGGCGGCGGACGCGGTGCTGATCGACGAGGCGAACGATCTGGTGGCGCGTACGCACTCGCTCGGCCATGTGGTGCTCGACGAGGCGCAGGACCTGTCCCCCATGCAGTACCGGGCGGTGGGCCGCCGCTGCACGACCGGTTCGGCGACGATCCTCGGTGACCTCGCGCAGGGCACGACGCCGTGGTCGACGGAGAGCTGGGCGCAGGCCCTGCACCATCTCGGCAAGTCGGACGCGGTGGTGGAGGAGCTGACGGCGGGCTTCCGTGTGCCGCGCGAGGTGATCGCGTACGCCTCCCGCCTGCTGCCGGTGATCTCGCCGGGCCTCGCTGCGGTGGAGTCGGTGCGTGAGTCGCCGGGTTCGCTGGAGGTGCGGGAGGCGGCCGGTCCGGCGGAGCTGGACGCGGCGGTGCTGGCGGAGTGCGAGGAGTCCCTGAAGCGGGAGGGTTCGATCGGCCTGATCGCGGCCGACGCACGGATCCCCGCGCTGGCGGAGGCCCTGACCGCGGCGGGCCACGCGTACCTCTCCCCCGGCGAGGAGACGACCGCCGAGTCCCGCCTGACCCTGGTCCCGGCGTCGCTGGCGAAGGGCCTGGAGTACGACTACGTGGTACTGGACGAACCGGCCGCGGTGGTGGACGGCGAACCGGACGAACGAACGGGCCTGCGCCGGTTGTATGTGGCGCTGACGCGTGCGGTGTCGGGATTGACGGTGGTACACGCGGCGGAACTGCCGGCCGAGCTGGCAAAACCCGGCCCCTCCGGCGTTTGA
- a CDS encoding DNA repair helicase XPB: protein MTGPLIVQSDKTLLLEVDHDQADACRRAIAPFAELERAPEHIHTYRLTPLGLWNARAAGHDAEQVVDALVQYSRYPVPHALLVDIAETMARYGRLTLSKHPVHGLVLTSTDRPVLEEILRSKKVQPLVGARIDPDTVAVHPSERGQIKQTLLKLGWPAEDLAGYVDGEAHPIELAEDGWALRPYQKQAVEGFWHGGSGVVVLPCGAGKTLVGAGAMAQAKATTLILVTNTVSARQWKHELVKRTSLTEDEIGEYSGTRKEIRPVTIATYQVLTTRRKGVYPHLELFDSRDWGLVIYDEVHLLPAPVFKFTADLQARRRLGLTATLVREDGRESDVFSLIGPKRFDAPWKEIEAQGYIAPADCVEVRVNLTDSERLAYATAETEEKYRFCATTATKRKVTEALVRKHRGEQTLVIGQYIDQLDELGEHLNAPVIKGETSNAQREKLFDAFREGELKVLVVSKVANFSIDLPEATVAIQVSGTFGSRQEEAQRLGRVLRPKADGHEARFYSVVARDTIDQDFAAHRQRFLAEQGYAYRIVDADELLTEN, encoded by the coding sequence GTGACCGGACCCCTCATCGTCCAGAGCGACAAGACGCTGCTCCTCGAAGTCGACCACGACCAGGCCGACGCCTGTCGTCGTGCCATCGCACCCTTCGCGGAGCTGGAGCGAGCGCCCGAGCACATCCACACCTACCGGCTGACCCCGCTCGGGCTGTGGAACGCGCGCGCAGCCGGGCACGACGCCGAGCAGGTCGTCGACGCGCTCGTGCAGTACTCGCGCTATCCCGTGCCGCACGCGCTGCTCGTCGACATCGCCGAGACGATGGCCAGGTACGGCCGCCTCACCCTCTCCAAGCATCCGGTGCACGGCCTGGTGCTGACCTCCACCGACCGGCCCGTGCTGGAGGAGATCCTCCGGTCGAAGAAGGTGCAGCCGCTGGTCGGGGCGCGGATCGACCCGGACACCGTGGCGGTGCACCCGTCCGAGCGCGGGCAGATCAAGCAGACACTGCTGAAGCTGGGGTGGCCGGCCGAGGACCTCGCGGGTTACGTGGACGGCGAGGCGCACCCCATCGAGCTGGCCGAGGACGGCTGGGCGCTGCGGCCGTACCAGAAGCAGGCCGTCGAGGGGTTCTGGCACGGCGGCTCGGGTGTCGTCGTACTGCCCTGTGGTGCGGGGAAGACGCTGGTCGGGGCCGGTGCCATGGCCCAGGCGAAGGCGACCACGCTGATCCTGGTGACGAACACCGTCTCGGCCCGGCAGTGGAAGCACGAGCTGGTGAAGCGGACCTCGCTGACCGAGGACGAGATCGGCGAGTACAGCGGTACGCGCAAGGAGATCCGGCCGGTCACCATCGCCACGTACCAGGTGCTGACGACCCGTCGCAAGGGCGTCTACCCGCACCTGGAGCTGTTCGACTCCCGCGACTGGGGGCTGGTGATCTACGACGAGGTGCATCTGCTGCCCGCGCCCGTCTTCAAGTTCACCGCCGATCTGCAGGCCCGGCGGCGCCTCGGCCTCACCGCGACGCTGGTGCGTGAGGACGGGCGCGAGTCGGACGTCTTCTCGCTGATCGGGCCCAAGCGGTTCGACGCCCCGTGGAAGGAGATCGAGGCGCAGGGCTACATCGCGCCGGCCGACTGTGTCGAGGTGCGGGTCAATCTGACGGACTCGGAGCGGCTCGCGTACGCGACGGCCGAGACCGAGGAGAAGTACCGGTTCTGCGCGACGACCGCGACGAAGCGGAAGGTGACGGAGGCGCTGGTGCGCAAGCACCGCGGTGAGCAGACCCTGGTCATCGGGCAGTACATCGACCAGCTCGACGAGCTGGGTGAGCATCTGAACGCCCCGGTGATCAAGGGCGAGACGAGCAACGCCCAGCGCGAGAAGCTCTTCGACGCGTTCCGGGAGGGCGAACTCAAGGTCCTGGTGGTCTCGAAGGTCGCGAACTTCTCCATCGACCTGCCGGAGGCGACCGTCGCCATTCAGGTGTCGGGGACGTTCGGCTCGCGCCAGGAGGAGGCGCAGCGGCTCGGCCGGGTGCTGCGGCCGAAGGCGGACGGGCACGAGGCGCGGTTCTACTCGGTGGTCGCGCGCGACACGATCGACCAGGACTTCGCGGCGCACCGCCAGCGGTTCCTGGCCGAGCAGGGGTACGCGTACCGGATCGTGGACGCGGACGAGCTGCTGACCGAGAACTGA
- a CDS encoding helicase C-terminal domain-containing protein, whose translation MGMTTPPRTLAEALRARDDESLAGLLRARPDLLNPVPGDITQLATRAGTRASVIRALEHLDKFALQTAEALAVAADPAPYETLLGLLTGDGREDGEHRDDADAAIADALPGALATLREQALVWGEDERLRLVRTAREILAPSPQHASPTGLGPTVAEATSGMSPGRLQEILAAAGLPATHDPVSAVTSLSALFTDRARMGELLDSAPAEALSVLDRLVWGPPYGEVTPNPTPPVKWLRDHGLLLPVSTRTVVLPREAALHLRAGRAHRVPEPRPPAVEAVANRDPQAVDSAAAGQAFLAVNTVEELLKSWNGGGPAILRAGGLSVRELKKTATALEVPEQVAAFWAELAYAAGLLASDGEADERYAPTPAYDDWAELPAQERWAALATAWLSATRTSGLVGGQDAKGRALSALGPELDRSAAPEVRHRVLALLTDLEPGTAPDPETVLARLRWERPLRGASASAGDTTDLRSLIALWTLNESELLGITGRGALATHTRALLDAGPAEAAALLAPLIPEPLDHVLLQADLTAVAPGPLERPLADMLSALADIESKGGATVYRFTPGSVRRALDAGQSAADLHAFLAAHSRTPVPQPLSYLIDDVARRHGHLRIGAASSYVRCDDEAVLNEILADKRSATLRLRRLAPTALAAQVDPASLLEGLREMGYAPAAESAEGDVLITRAGARRTPPRTAPVPVPEGPPVPDATLLGAAVRAIRAGDTAATVVRKDTPESPGAPAAAPGSLPRTTSAETLATVQAAAMTGSALWIGYVNADGAASQRVIAPVRVEGGFVTAYDHTADEVRTYPLHRITGVAELADDTTA comes from the coding sequence ATGGGGATGACCACACCACCGCGGACGCTCGCCGAAGCGCTCCGGGCCCGGGACGACGAGTCGTTGGCCGGGCTGCTGCGCGCCCGCCCCGATCTCCTCAACCCGGTGCCGGGCGACATCACCCAGCTCGCGACGAGGGCCGGCACCCGCGCCTCCGTCATACGCGCGCTGGAGCACCTCGACAAGTTCGCCCTGCAGACCGCCGAGGCGCTCGCGGTGGCCGCCGACCCCGCCCCGTACGAGACGCTGCTCGGCCTGCTCACCGGCGACGGCCGGGAAGACGGCGAGCACCGCGACGACGCGGACGCGGCGATCGCGGACGCACTGCCCGGCGCCCTGGCCACGCTGCGCGAACAGGCCCTCGTCTGGGGCGAGGACGAGCGGCTGCGGCTGGTGCGCACGGCGCGCGAAATCCTCGCGCCGTCCCCGCAGCACGCCTCCCCCACCGGTCTCGGGCCGACCGTCGCCGAGGCGACCTCCGGCATGTCCCCGGGCCGCCTCCAGGAGATCCTGGCCGCCGCCGGGCTGCCCGCCACCCACGACCCGGTCTCCGCAGTGACGTCCCTGTCCGCGCTCTTCACCGACCGGGCCAGGATGGGCGAGTTGCTGGACTCCGCCCCGGCCGAGGCCCTGTCCGTACTGGACCGGCTGGTGTGGGGGCCGCCGTACGGGGAAGTGACGCCGAACCCCACCCCGCCCGTGAAGTGGCTCCGCGACCACGGGCTGCTGCTGCCCGTGTCGACCCGCACCGTGGTGCTGCCCCGCGAGGCCGCCCTGCATCTGCGGGCCGGGCGCGCCCACCGCGTACCGGAACCGCGGCCGCCGGCCGTGGAGGCGGTCGCCAATCGCGATCCACAGGCTGTGGACAGCGCCGCGGCCGGCCAGGCGTTCCTGGCGGTGAACACCGTCGAGGAGCTGCTGAAGAGCTGGAACGGCGGCGGCCCCGCGATACTGCGGGCCGGCGGACTCAGCGTCCGCGAGCTGAAGAAGACCGCCACCGCCCTGGAGGTCCCCGAGCAGGTCGCCGCCTTCTGGGCCGAACTCGCCTACGCGGCCGGGCTGCTGGCCTCCGACGGGGAGGCCGACGAACGCTACGCGCCGACGCCCGCGTACGACGACTGGGCCGAACTCCCCGCCCAGGAACGCTGGGCGGCTCTCGCCACCGCCTGGCTCTCCGCCACCCGCACCTCCGGCCTGGTCGGCGGCCAGGACGCCAAGGGCCGGGCCCTGTCCGCGCTGGGCCCCGAGCTCGACCGCTCCGCCGCCCCGGAGGTGCGCCACCGGGTCCTCGCCCTCCTCACCGACCTGGAACCCGGCACCGCCCCCGACCCGGAGACCGTCCTCGCCCGGCTGCGCTGGGAACGCCCCCTGCGCGGCGCCTCCGCCTCCGCCGGGGACACCACCGATCTGCGGTCCCTGATCGCCCTGTGGACGCTCAACGAGTCCGAGCTCCTCGGCATCACCGGCCGCGGCGCGCTCGCCACGCACACCCGCGCCCTGCTCGACGCCGGACCGGCCGAGGCCGCCGCGCTGCTCGCGCCCCTCATCCCGGAGCCGCTGGACCACGTCCTGCTCCAGGCCGACCTCACGGCCGTCGCCCCCGGCCCGCTGGAACGCCCCCTGGCGGACATGCTCTCCGCCCTCGCGGACATCGAGTCGAAGGGCGGCGCGACGGTCTACCGCTTCACCCCCGGCTCCGTGCGCCGCGCCCTGGACGCCGGGCAGTCCGCGGCCGACCTGCACGCGTTCCTCGCCGCCCACAGCCGCACGCCCGTCCCGCAGCCGCTCAGCTACCTCATCGACGACGTCGCCCGCCGCCACGGCCATCTGCGGATCGGCGCCGCCTCCTCGTACGTGCGCTGCGACGACGAGGCCGTGCTGAACGAGATCCTCGCCGACAAGCGCTCGGCCACCCTGCGCCTGCGCCGCCTCGCGCCGACGGCCCTGGCCGCCCAGGTCGACCCGGCGTCCCTGCTCGAAGGGCTGCGCGAGATGGGCTACGCCCCGGCCGCCGAGTCCGCCGAGGGCGACGTCCTGATCACCCGCGCGGGCGCCCGCCGCACCCCGCCCCGCACGGCCCCCGTCCCCGTGCCCGAGGGCCCTCCGGTGCCGGACGCCACGCTGCTCGGCGCGGCGGTACGGGCGATCCGCGCCGGGGACACGGCCGCCACGGTGGTCCGCAAGGACACCCCGGAATCCCCCGGCGCCCCCGCGGCCGCGCCCGGCTCGCTGCCCCGTACGACCTCCGCCGAGACCCTCGCCACCGTCCAGGCCGCCGCGATGACCGGCTCGGCGCTCTGGATCGGCTACGTGAACGCGGACGGCGCCGCCAGCCAGCGGGTCATCGCCCCGGTCAGGGTCGAGGGCGGCTTCGTCACGGCGTACGACCACACGGCGGACGAGGTCCGCACGTACCCGCTGCACCGCATCACCGGCGTCGCCGAACTGGCCGACGACACCACGGCCTGA